From Calliphora vicina chromosome 3, idCalVici1.1, whole genome shotgun sequence:
TGCATCAAgaagaaataattgaaacacaaagtATAATGCATAGCGATGCtcataataacagcacaagtaCTGCAAATAGTACTGGCGCTACAAGAGAACTAGACTTTTTGGATGTGTATCATGAACCTCAACATAAAATTACCTATTCCATTGAACATGTTCCAGGGTCTACGGCTggtaatgaatttattttaaccGAAAACTCTGGCACTTTCACGCTAACACACAGTGGTAAATTGGAACCGTCTTCATCACCGGAAGAGTCCTCTAATATGGAAGTTACGGAAGATGAAGGCTGTGAATCCCACATAATAGAGGAATACAGTAGTGGCGATGAACCTTTAATCCATATAGGTGAAACTGCACAAGAACATCATAGTGTAACAGTTGTGCAGTCAACACCGCAACAACATCAGCCAcaacaacaaccaacaacaCCCCTTGTTACAACTGCAACCACTTCGATACtacaattaaaaccaaaaatgaaAAGTATCAAGCTAAAACATCAGCCATCTACTCAACAGATTATAGCCAAAATGGAACAACTTCCTGAAGATACAGCGCACGACGATCCCATATCGATTTTGCAAGCATCTAATGAAAGTTTTACGCTGCTCAAAGATGCCACCATGATGTCCCCAAGTAATAATAGTCACGACGAGTCCACAGATTTTTCAATGCACAACTCGAGCACATCGGCTGCCGATTTGGCCTATCAGGCAATGATCAATGAGGGCTTGTCTTTACCAAAAGCTGCCgttaaatttaatgtttccAAAGCAGAGCTCTGGCGTCGTGTGCGTAGTACGGGCGTTGAACAGCTCAACAAATCAATTAAGTTGGATCCTGACAAGATCGATGTAATAGAACTGGCCAGCAAGGCAGTCATAAATGAGGGCTTATCACTTCAAAAAGCCGCCATACGCTATGACATCTCGAAAACGGTGCTCTGGCGCAGGGTTCGAAAACATCCGCAATATATGAAGACAGCTCGAGAAAATCCAATTATATCAAAGGCATACGAACGTTTAAAATCTGGAGAATCTCTTAAGAGCATATCACAAGATCTAGATATACCCATGTCAACTTTGCATCGACATAAGGTGCGACTGTCGCAAACTGGTCAGCTGCCTGactttgtaacgtgcaaaaaacGCGACAGCATGTCCAAAGATGATCTTAAATTAAAACTTGCGAAAGCAGTGCATGCCTGCGTACATGAAGGTATGTCCCAAAATCATGCCgctaatttatttcaaatctcCAAAAGCACATTGTGGCGTCATCTGCAAAAACGTGTAGCCGAAGCTGAGGCAGCCGAGACTGAGTCTATGGGTGATGAGGATGAAATTAAGCAAGAAGTCATTCTTTCGTAATCTGTATTTGAATTTAGATAaactacataatttttttttatttctgttatattgtaagtattttttaacGATCTCGAGAATTTgattaataattttcattttctgCATTTTAATAtctacaataaattttaaatttaacaacataGTTGAGGCTTAGAAAATATTTACTCTTTAAGTggtttcgaaaaaatatattctcTAACTAAAATCATGCAAATAGTTTAATGTTGAACATATTTTAGCactgaatatattttttgagtaGTGACTGTTTTGCCTTAAGAGACCTAAAGCTACCATTACACTATCTGAATCTAATCATTTTGAAGAATGTTCAAAACCATTTTATTCAGAAGATTCACCTTATCTCTACATTTAAGAGTTTTTCAGCTGATAAACAGATAGACCGCATCTCGTTCTTTAATTCAGATGAGAACTGAGGTGGTGTAAATGTACATTtggcaataaaatataaatacatttattactaagattgatttattattttcttattcaTACATAATTAGTATAAGTAAAATGCAtaatcaatttgttttattatcaaACTAGTTTACAATGACACAAATTGTAATAGAAATAGTGTAAGATGTGAATTTTTGAACATACTATATGAGTTTAAATAGTATGTAAGCGTTAATTTATTATTGTGAAgtctgtaaataatttttaatttaattacttttatttttactattaacataaatacatatttaccccttaaacaaaataaaacgaaaatgaTTCGAAGTAGTATTTCTTTTAAGAATAAATGTAGTGCCGCAACAATCGTATGCCTATTGAGGAAATTTTTCCGTTCGGGAATGAGTGTATGGCCAGGACGATACTTCAAAGCAATACGATAATAATACTTTaaggatatttaaaatattgcttTGATGAtgttcttttaaattataagaaaatatattgtgaatattaattttaattagcttaagatttaatattaaattttaaaaataaattaaaacgtattatattaataaatataaaagatttaataaaatttaaatgtatttttttctattttaaagcgAGAAAATATTTACTAGTATTCTGTGCTAACTAATAACAATCTGCcctattttttagtatttatttcGGTAATGGAAACTTAGCGGCACTTTGGACaggataaaatgtttatttatgtatagacttttattgatatttaaccaaaacaaaaacgaattggtttttgaaaaatcaaattaaaaaaaataacaaatcggTTACAGAGCAGCTTTGGGGGTTTTCTTGACATTTACTTACCAATACAACTTCTAttctattt
This genomic window contains:
- the LOC135955943 gene encoding uncharacterized protein LOC135955943; protein product: MNNLKWMGHSATILDIHKNLRADLKSCEVTLVAKGHCVKAHRFVLSSCSDLLRCLLTDVPIGQECCVMVPDIKGHLLDNVLAFIYLGECSLSSTNLSEFLEAINILGIKSAISFECNTNALQTAQNSSQNSIALDSSNTIMAAATSSLASRQVTVGSSTETLHQEEIIETQSIMHSDAHNNSTSTANSTGATRELDFLDVYHEPQHKITYSIEHVPGSTAGNEFILTENSGTFTLTHSGKLEPSSSPEESSNMEVTEDEGCESHIIEEYSSGDEPLIHIGETAQEHHSVTVVQSTPQQHQPQQQPTTPLVTTATTSILQLKPKMKSIKLKHQPSTQQIIAKMEQLPEDTAHDDPISILQASNESFTLLKDATMMSPSNNSHDESTDFSMHNSSTSAADLAYQAMINEGLSLPKAAVKFNVSKAELWRRVRSTGVEQLNKSIKLDPDKIDVIELASKAVINEGLSLQKAAIRYDISKTVLWRRVRKHPQYMKTARENPIISKAYERLKSGESLKSISQDLDIPMSTLHRHKVRLSQTGQLPDFVTCKKRDSMSKDDLKLKLAKAVHACVHEGMSQNHAANLFQISKSTLWRHLQKRVAEAEAAETESMGDEDEIKQEVILS